The Hordeum vulgare subsp. vulgare chromosome 7H, MorexV3_pseudomolecules_assembly, whole genome shotgun sequence DNA window aatatgttaggtagcattccacatcaaaaaatatgtttttatcatttacctactcgaggacgagcaggaattaagcttggggatgcttgatacgtctccaatgtatctataattttttattgttccatgctattatattatctgttttggatgttttatatgcactaatatgttgttttatattatttttgggactaacctattaatctccaaaattatttttcttggaccagaagaaacccacaAGACTTGAAGTAGGGGGCAGGGAACCTGTcgggaggacacaagcctgcagggcgcgccctaagggggtggtcgcaccccctggcttgtgggtcccctgcaggtctcctaactctattcttcggcctataaattcccaaatattcccttaTCGcagaagggagccacgaaaatacttttacgccgccgggagccccTATTCCCGTGAGATTCAatttgggagccttttctggtcaTCTGCCGGAGAAGGCGTTGATCACAGAGGGcacctacatcaactccattgccccttcgatgatgcgtgagtagttcaccacacacctacgggtccatagctagtagctagatgacttcttctctctctttgatcttcaataccatgttcttcatgatcttcatggagatctattcgatgtaatactcttttacggtgtgttgtcgagatctgatgaattgtgagtttatgttcagattatctatgaatattatttgagtctcttctgaattcttatatgcatgattttatatctttgcaagtctcttcgaattattggtttgcttTGGCTAACtacattggtaattcttgcaatggaagaagtgcttagttttgagtTCAATctcgtggtgtcctcacccaatgacatagTAGGgaaagcgaggcacgtattgtattgttgccattgaggataaaaagatgggattttcatcatatttgcttgagtttatccttctacatcatgtcatattacttaatgtgttactttgttcttcatgaacttaataacttaatactctagatgcaagcaggagtcggtcgatgtgtgaagtaatagtagtagatgcagaatcgtttcggtctacttgacacggacgtgatgcctatatgcataatcattgccttggatatatcttcataattattcacttttctatcaattgctcgacactaattttttcacccatcgtattattttcctttatgagagaagcctctggtgatatctatggcccccgggtctattttccatattgtaTGTTCAGATCTATaaatcaaaaataccaaaaatactttgctgcaatttatttacttttgtttctgcaatcttttatatctatctctatcagatctcatccttgcaaataactctgaagggattgagaacccctttatagcgttgggtgcaagtgtttggttgtttgtgtaggtactacgattagggcctttcttgttcctcctattggattgataccttgcttctcaacaaactgagggaaatacgtatctactttgctgcatcaccctttactcttcaagggaaaatcaacgcaagctcaagaggtagcaggccaTCAAGGTCGTTACCCCATGTGAAACTTCTACTAGACACGTGTAATTCCCTAAGTCTAGTATGTTCAATAATACCATTAAACACAAATCTCCAATGACTAGGAGTATTTAGTTTATTTTTCTTAGATATAatattgaaatcacccccaacgaCACAAGGCAATGTATTTTTTtggtaaaccctagataacttagcTAAAAAACAACTCTTCTCTCAGGTTGAGCATTACCAGAAAACAGTAATGAAATTCCAAAAGAATCCAATATTTGATCACATACCAAAACTCTAATGAAATAACCCCCTCCATTTCTTTTATTTCAAGATAATGCAAATTAATACCAACCATAATACCAACATATCTTCCCCTATGGGAAGTCTAGTGCCATTTGAAGTTTTTTGTCCACAAAAATTGTGAAGCTCATTGTAAGAATAAGTACTTTTTATAGTTTCATGTAATCCCAAGAAGTCCATATATGCAGATCAAATACACAATCTCAAGTAAACATCATCTTAACATCACCTCCCACACCTCAAGCATTTCGAAACATACGCTCAATTTGGTTAAGTTTGACTTGCACAAGCTATTTTATTTAGAGCGATACCTTCTCTAATCCTAGCAATGCTAGGCGAAAAGTTGTTATTTTTTATTACCTATTTtaatttatcaagatacttctcCCCCAAGATTAACATTAGAATTGTCCCCATCAGAACAAAGCTCATTTAAATCTGCATCACCGATATCAATTGGATCTGGTGAGACAAAATTATCATCAGTTTTTTAAACTACTGCTAATATGAATATCAAGTCAAGCATTTTTCTACTTTCCTGGTAACCCCCAAATTATTACCAATCATTCCAAAGTACAGCCCAAGTCAATCACAATGCAAGAATCCATAGTTAGAAGAGAGGGGTTATTAATGTCCATAATATAAGGAACAGAAGAATTACCATAATCATCTTTAGCAATCGCTCTCTCCTTAGTAATGTCTACCACCCTAAGGTATTCCCTATCTTTCTGTCTATCACATCTCCTAGGCACAACACCAGTCTCACCTTCAGCATCCTTCTGACTAACAGGATTTTATTCATGGCCAATAATTTCCCCCATAATAGTGCCAAAAGATCGAGACTCCTCTCCATATTTATCATCTCCCCCATTTGTACCTTGAGTAACTACATTTTCTATAGATATAGTTATACTCTTTGTATGTGTTCTCGGCCTCCTTATTATCCAGCACTTCTTCAGTTCTGTGTTTGGGACAAGTCTTTTGTATGTTGCCTATTTTCTTGGCATCAATCAGTCTCTGCCATTGTCGGCAGCCCTACGCCATCATCGACACACCCTCCACAATCGTCCCAACTGTCATCCCCTGCTAGCTGCAATTGGTGTCGCTACCACGTTGTCCTGACTTGCCCTAGACGTCTCCTTCATCAGTCCGTCCCCACCTAGGTCATCCCTCCACCCACTCATCCTCTTTTCTAGCATTGTCGAAGCCCCTTGCACACGTCAACTCTCAGACTCGCCTCTGCCAGCAACACCGCATCATCCCCGTCTCCAGCTCGCCTCCACCAGTGAGTTAGCGACCAACCATGGCTTCCATGTCATTTGATCGGTGTTGCCTAGAATTATTGACACCCAAATCATTTTCACGCAACTAACAAATGGCATATGCCTTTGTGTTTTATGGGTTGGAAGAAGATGAGCTGAATGGAACATGATACATGAGAGGACAACGAGTAGTCGTTTTCCCAaagaaatacatgaaaaataacttACAATTCGGATCTATACTACTTCTGAAAAAGAATACATATGTAAATTAGCTTCGATCGAGTTACATAACTACAAGCTACATGATGAAGCGTTTTTCCTTCCTTTCCCTCACATGACCCTTGGGCGGCGATGACAATCTACCTTCTCTCTGGGGAGATCACGgcccccctctccctccatccAATGCTTCGGCATCAAGAGGGGGCAATGATCCCTTTGTTTTGAACCAGTGGTGGTAGGATGGGGTTTTTAGTTTAGGTGTTGGTCGCCATTTGTCAGTGGTGTGGCGATGGTGCTGCCGTCGGCATGGAATAAGTtctccccaccgtgtcctcgttaTAATGGTGCTTCTTGGCATCGTTGGAAGGTGTGTGGATGGTGGTGTGTCCCCGCTTTGGTTCtctagattttttttttctgccAGTTTCTCTTGACAGCACTTTCCTGCGGAGCAGATGGTGCAGATGTACGTCTTAAACCTCCGACTCCAGTTCCGACCAACGAAAGTCAGCCAGTTTCAACCTCGTCAGGGAGCCTACGCGAGTTCCCTGACTTTGTCTTGCTGGACCTGGGGCATTATACATGTCCTCTGCAGTgctttaggggggggggggtgattttcTCAGCATATCGCGGCCACCGGCATCTTATGGTTTACCTCGACTTCTTGATCGATGCTTGTACAGCCTCTTGCATTTAAAGAAGCTTGCTCCATTGAGACGGATGCCCAGAAGCAGCAACGAGTTTTGCTCTCGTGCGAAGAATAATTTGCATCCCCAAGGATTTGGATGTATTTTTAAATTTTTCTaagggtgcttttgtaagagtttGTGCTACTTAATACcccctttgttcctaaatataagttttttttagagtttcactaggaaactacatacggattacatatagacatacattaaagtatagattcactcattttgctccgtctgtagtcccctagtggaatctctaaaaagacttatatttaggaacggagggagtacatgacatTTGGTCGttccgaaagaaaaagaaaactacgaACTACATGGTCAACAATCATACAGATCCGATATGATGTGTGTATACTGTACAGTACACAGACACTGTTTTAACCTTTGCTAACGACCATGTGCAAACCATTGTTTTGAACTTCTGATTTCTGAACATCAGTAGTGAGTAACCCTGCCCAAGCAccatccttgacaaacctttgtcTTATGATGGCTTCAAATGTGAGGAAAGCTGTCTGGAATTTTTCACTTGGAGATGACTCTCATAAACCGGCTCACCGAACTAAACGCAGCCATGACGTTGTTCATCATTGAAGGTTCCTCGTCAGGTTGCTCGCTGGCGCCCCCACCGCCGAATATTATCTGCAGATTACAATGGTCTTATTAATCTCTACaaaatgaagaagaaaaaaataacaaaCTAGCATTGGGTGTTGATATCTCAACATGGATTTTCTAAACGAGGTTATCTGGCTCGTATAAAAGGATAACTGATCTCTAGTCTAGCTACAAATAACTAGACATCAATTTTGTTAACATCCTCTCCATGGTGCTAGCTAGTAATATGCAGTGACTTATTGTTCTCTGGATTGTACAGAGTGTCGGTTGTTTGACAGCTTAATGTCTATGTGGTTGCACAATGCCACAGTGATTCCTAGAGTTTTGAGGAATCAATTGGCTCTTGGGTATTTACAGTTTTTGTACACAATCCAATAGCTGAATCGCCTTTCCAACAGTGCTTGATCAAACTTAAGAAGTATTAAAAGGAACACAAACACAACATAGTAACTGAGAAAATGTGATCACCGGAGATAATATCAGCTAATAGCAGTTTCTAACCTCAATATCTGTTGCATCAGGGCGACTTGAAGATTCTCTGGCGAGCAAATACCGGTTGGGTCTTTTTGGATCATCATAAAACACTTTCCACTTTCTGAAACATGAATCAAAGATAACTTTAGCCAATTCTTTTACTGAAAACCTACTTGGATAGTGAAAAGGAATGCAACAAATATCGACGCACTCCGGATAGCATCTGAAGATTGCACCAGTAGGCAATGGCCTCATCGAGTAAACAGTGGTAAAGGTACTGCAAAGTGGGTGATGGATGTTAGAAAAGGACAGAGAGAAATGCAAtggaaagaagaaagaagaaaatatgCAGAGATGAAACGGCTTAAtggattagcattattattttaaCAAAATAAATATGCACAAATGACCATAATTTATAGTTATAACTGGCCACACGTTAGAATATTTCAGTATGGTTCCCACACGATGTATCTCTATTCATGACTCTTTGACAGGATCTCTTTCTGTAATTCATAGTCCATACTCTGATATTGGTAAGCAGTACTTATTTATGTTCAGGAAACTAGAAATAGTTACATATAGTACAAATCATAGAAGATGTTTGTCAGTCCATATTCTGATACTCTTCAAGCCATATCAGTACTCTGAACCAGCAAGCAATAATTGTTCATGTCCTGGCTAATATCAATAGTTATACCCTGAGAGGTAACTAGACAATGTACAGATGTTTCCACTCACTTACCTTAAGAAATTTCTGCGTAGATTCCGAACATTATATCCCACGCCAACATCTCCACTAACAAGACGTGGGTTCCACATGACAAGAGGTCTTATCTTCAGGTGGATTAAAACTGGAAGTTATTTCAAGATACCATATTGAGTGGAACATATATACAAATGCTAATACTAAAGTACAGAAGGCATAAGGTAGTTAATCAAAATATATAAATATGAATGGACTGTTGAACAAATTATACAAGATGTGAACATAGATGGATGTGCTTGGGCAAATGAATAATGCCATGCGATGGCAATGCATGCTGGTATTATGCTAAGCTGATGTGCAAACGAATATAGATCCTACAAATATACATGCATGCTAAAATGACCTGCAAAGACACATGCTGATCCTATCCCACCAACTTTGATTGGGACATAAAACATGGAATTCAGTTTCCTTACTAGTATAAAGTAAAGTCTAAACTATTGCACATGTATCTGCTAAAATTAATATTTTGATCAGGCATAAGTTACATACGGGATCATCAGCGAGTTGAGATGCAATGCGTTCAACTGATTCAAGCATCTGGTGATCagggattatcataacaacaactcCATCATCGGTATCAACTGGCTTTCGGTCGCTAAGACTGCAAATAAATTACAATAATAGACAGATTTCAGATTCATAAGAAATCCGATGTTAAAAATCTTTAATGCATTAAAGATAGAAGCAGTTAGTAAGATTTATGTTTCTAAGAAAACACAGAATGGCGCACATCTTGTCCTATCATGTGACCCTGTCTAGTAAAATATGCTATCCACACCACCAATCATTTGAAGAGAATTTACTGGACAGATCTTAGGAACAAAATTAACGTGCCTCAATATAAATACTGCTCGGATGTAACACAAACAAATAAATGAATCATTACATACAAAATTGTCCCCAAAAGTTGAATAAGGAATCCATCTACCACTGTGAGTGGGCTACTGAAAGTAAGGCAATACCTTGCACACTTGAACTTTGCATCTTGCCACTGATGCTTGAGAAGGGCAGCCACTCCAGCGTCAGGGAAGATGGCCTTAACTACCTGTTGTAGACAGACAGCGAGTTGAATGTAAAGAACATATACCCAAGGTACTTAAACGACAAGATTCACAATTGATAGAGGCCTTTAAATCAGGGGCATTTGAGACAGAGCTCAGAAAGGA harbors:
- the LOC123412015 gene encoding uncharacterized protein LOC123412015 yields the protein MAASPALLSPQYARPSPPRPRRLLPPPLPPSTAADRLRLRVRRGPSPAQAKFGKFDAADAPTEVAPAAPATEEVDGAAGKAVLEDDSCLPPDLEGAIWQSGKASADFVNSGGMRGIAELLIPQLEFLNQEGAQAEVWALSRILLDTLAEETGQVVKAIFPDAGVAALLKHQWQDAKFKCASLSDRKPVDTDDGVVVMIIPDHQMLESVERIASQLADDPIRPLVMWNPRLVSGDVGVGYNVRNLRRNFLSTFTTVYSMRPLPTGAIFRCYPEKWKVFYDDPKRPNRYLLARESSSRPDATDIEIIFGGGGASEQPDEEPSMMNNVMAAFSSVSRFMRVISK